The sequence below is a genomic window from Dermacentor albipictus isolate Rhodes 1998 colony chromosome 2, USDA_Dalb.pri_finalv2, whole genome shotgun sequence.
TTTGCTGTCGTCCGGTCTAAAGTGGCGACACGTACTTGAGAATGTCTACGGTCCCCGCAGGGGCtactgcgtcagcaggcgtttggtgtgttgcgacactacGTACCCGATCACATGGGGGTTGGCGCTTTACGCCTATAGCCGTGCGctgcttagccgtgtccggggaaaggggggatcctgggggttgagcggATGCCGGGTGTTTGTACCTTTAAGGctcctcggcggaggcaacacacctctatggcctctgcttcacgtagacggcacgcCCGGACTTACCCAGcagggggaaatcggtagttgccttttcctccttctctccctcgctccaatcttcgtctttctcttacctttcatctttcctgtcttctcctagcttccgtttacttccaatttttacaggcagcaagggttaaccttgtctgaaaaccaacctaggttatctcatatttcgCTATAGTgctaacgtacagctggcgtttgcaggacctgtttttacagtccctgtaacgtacccttgtagggctccatgaTGGGTGGCTGGCATTACtgccgaaaattacattattctatggctagttccttccctcccatcccagatcgccctcagagcaagggcgcaccgaagatgtatttcagttttttggacgacaaaagccaacttcccacgatttcacatCATTCATTCGGAAACGTCAGACaaacaagtacgcacaatctcaccatttctagtttcgaagtctttaactgaggctcttggtccaggttacaaggcatcaaggatgggaAGTcgagatctccttttggagctccgtgatATTAAACAATAAGAAAAGTTACCCAATCTAGTCTCTTTTGGGgactttcaagtgacagtgactccgcaccgcactatgaacactacacgcagcgttgtctcagatgatgacctccTTCAGATGacggaggcagagctcctagagggcttcaatgagcaaaatgttgttaatgtgaaaagaataaagatgaggcgcgatggtaaagaaattgcgaccaaacacctaattctcatcTTCATCTCAACTGTGATGCCCGAATCAATCGAGTCCGGGTACATAAatctccgtgtcaggccttacgtgcccaatccactccgatgtttcaaatgccagcgcttcggtcacagttcgcagagctgccggggccgccaaacaggtgcgaaatgcagtgcccacgaacacacTAGTGAAGCTTGTGgaaacgctctccactgtgtaaactgtgatagGGAGCACGCcacgtactcgcggtcgtgcccatcctggaaaaaagaaaaggaaattgttacaatcgAAGTCAAGGAAAACACAAgcttcaaggaggcacgcaggcgggttacatacctgcccaagaaaacctttgccgacgTGAcgtgtcagggggcagcgtcacaacggcctccggcacCTGTCGGACCCACAAGCattgagtcggcagttacgccatctgcccccacggtggttgcagctagcgctgctccgccaaccgagcagaagggaccttcgACCCCGAAgatgggcgcagccgaggctgccccaacctccccggccccttgcagcgctggcaatggccggcgcagccaaatccctcagggagccccatcgacctcctgGCTGGTGGGAGCAGGGGTCTTGACTTCCGAGGCGGGATCTttcctggtaacttctcgctcgcaagagcacgtgttcGGCgtcgcacaagaggcaatggacactacacctttcctcaaggcgcaccaagagCCAAAGCGGCAGCGAGTTTCtctcgaacgctccaaaaaggGCCACATCTCCGTTACAGGGCCTGGAAAGAGCTCTGTAAactaaggcatcacttccgtttccgtacacacagcaccaaattaCTATAACTATGGACACACAAATTGTCCAATGGAACGTCAGAAGTCTTCTCaagaaccttgatgatgtacaagaactcatccacaaacaacACTCCAAAAGTGCTTTGTTTAGAGGAAACACACTTTAAATCAAAACACGCAAACTTCCTCCGACAGTACACCATTTTCCGCAAGGACCGTGATGAGGGTAACACCTCACCCTGCGGTGTAGCAATCCTTGCAAGGAAGTCCGCAGCTTGTCCCCAGGTAGCCTAACAGACGCCCCTCGAGGCAGTGTCAATTAGAGGGATTATTTTCAATAAGTTGATAACCGTCTGTTTTATGTATATCACCTCCAAAGATATCACCTCCAAAAAAACCGATCTCTATAACCTGATAAATCAGCTCCCGGAACCCTGTGCACTTGTGGGTGATTTTAACGCCCACAACACATTGTGGAGAGACGGGCATTGCGACGCAGGACGCCAACTTATTGAAAATTTTATTCTGACCTCTAGTGCCTGCCTATTTAATAAGAAGGAACCAGCATATTACAGCCTTCAACGTAATTCATATTCATCCATAGGCCTAGCAATGACCTCTGCTTTCCTTCTGCCTCATCTTGAATGGAATATGATCAAGAATAattttggaagtgaccacttccctataactTTAATATCACTAATGCAGCATGACAACACTCTCCGATTTCCCATTTGGAAATCAGAATCGGCTGActgggagcattttaaagaatctaCTCCTTTACCACTCGATTTTATAAACAATTTTAGTATTGATGAAGCTGtcgcatattttaccgcttttattattgatgttGCAAAAAAATTTATTCCGCAAACAAATGGTGGTTTCCCTaaaagacgtgttccctggtggaatgatgaatgtagaAGTGCCCAAAAGAGGCAGAATATGGCATGGGGAATATTGCGTAGGTTGCCGAATGCAGAAAATCTTATTGAAATTTAGCACATAAAGTCACAGGGAAGACGCATACGGCGTCAGGCGAAGAGAGAAAGCTTGATGAGGTTCATTTCAGGCATCAGTTCTTACACACACGAGGCGAAACTTTGGAACGGGGTAAGAAAGCTAAATGGGCAGCAAATAAATGTGTTGCCTTTGGTGAACGATCAAGTAAATACCTTagaagagcaggcagacacaCTAGAGGAGCACTTTGACCGTATGTCAAGCTCAATCCACTATTCCCAATCCATCCTTAAACATAGAGAAATAGAGGAACGAAAGCAAATCACACGAAAATGCAGACAGAAAGAACCGTATAACCAGCCTTTTAGTACTGCCTAGTTGAGacctgccttgaacacatgcgaaagctctgcaccgggacctgacacgGTCATATATGatatgatcagaaacttacatactgacacacaagtcacactactcgcactttttaaCACAATCTGGGcggcgggatacctcccatccacatggaaagaagagATCGTAGTTCCTGTTCTGAAGgtgggaaaagacccttccttggcggcaagttatcgtccgatagctctaacgaattgtctttgtaagctttttgaaaaaatgataaatcgcagacttatacatttccttgagctcaccAATATGCTCAATCGTTAtcagtgtggtttcagagaaggcgGTCGACAACCGATAAACTTATGcacattgaaggaaatatccgcgatgcatttatacataaacagtatTTCCTATCGATATCTCTTGACATGGACATAGcctatgacacggcatggcgttacgggatcttgtgAGCCCTGTCGaaaatgggcatccgtggaaatatgctgagcATAATTGAAAGCTTTTTGTCGAATCGtatcttccgcgtgaaaatcggcaacgtattgtcgcgaccttttctacaagaaacaggtgtaccctAGGGAGAAGTACTCagttgcactctctttatcgtaaaaATGAACCCACTTCGTCCTTCActgccaccggccattttttattccgtctacgtagacaatatacagataggtttcaaatcgtGCACCCTTACAGTGTgggaaagacaggtacagcagggcttgaacaaggtgtccatttgggcagacgaaaatggatttaaaatcaacttCCATAAAAACTGGTACCAGATCCTTGCGTAGAAATGGccggacaacaaatacctgtgaacaaTGAACACCAATTCCTAGGCGTAATGCTTGACTCGAGGCTTACTTTCATCTCACATATATAATGtcttaaagcaaaatgtctaaaaacaatgcaGGTGCTTAAAATCATATCGCACACAACGTGACGGAGTGACAGACACTGTTCATTGGATATTTACAgaagcctagttcgatcacgactTGACTACGGTGCCCTGGTTTATTACTCTGCCGCCCCGTGTGCGCTAAAGATGTTGGACCCCGTTCACCATCtcggtatccgcctggccactgacGCATTTGGAACAAGCCCTGCTGAAAGTCTATATGTCGAGTGAGAtcagtggtcactccattttcagagaacgtacatcagctttACCTATTTTCTTAAAGTTCGCTcaaataaggaacatccgtgtttcacaactgCTAATGACTTCACGCGTGAAACAGTTTTTCGCaatagaccctctatgagacttcctttctcactgcgtgcatgAGAGCTTAgagggaaatggatgtcccatttctcgaacatcgcctaatgcctccagctaagctattaccTCCCTGGGAGTtgcaggtgatagactgtgacacatcctttgtagaggtcacaaagcacgctcctgagttgaaattgctatgcatttccgtgaacttcaatcgaagtactcctgcagcgaattctacacagacgcgtcaaaatGACACTCTCCCGTACGCTTTGCTGCAGTTGGTTCCTCATTTTCTGAATCTGACGTGTTGAATCAtttaacaagtatcttcactgcagaatcCTATGCCGTGCTGTCTGCAGTAAAAcgtataaataaaaaaagctcGACAGAGCAATAGTATTTGCAGACTCGTTAGGTCTTGTAAAAGCGTTTTTTCCttcaaaagcatacaaatcctgttttcattgaacatTACTCGCTCCTATGCAATATTTATGTATCACATAGAcacgtagtaatatgctgggtacctggccctagaggtatcgagggtaatgtactgACTGATAAAATgaccacatcactcacatcactaaacacttttcctacagctgctgtccctgtcacagatttGAAGCCTTTCTTGCGTAAGGAACTTCGACAACACTAGCAACGCATGTGGAAcacagaaataaacaataaactgcacgttataaagccacaattaggtttttggccctcgtCAACAAAATCACGGTGAACTGCCTGTCTTattctgccgcctcagaatagggcacacatttggtacacacaatttTCTGCTTGCTGAAAATGAACCGCCAaactgtggtcgatgtggtgagaggcgCACCATGCTCCACGTCCTGTTGAATTGTCGCAAAGTCAAatctgaaagaaacattttcctcttgcatatggtcattgcatacctcttcacccagctatgtttcttggtaaggaaccatTTTTCAACACCAAAGTAGTCCTCAATTTTTTAAATTAGGTATTCCTATCAGTTAtgagcccaataaattcgtagcgcatcctctttccagaggacgCCACTGTGATAGTTGTCTTTATAGCCCATGGCTCCAGGCTCTTGTGtcgcaagggctctaacgaggccatggtgctctagtCAATTGTAGAAATTTATGAATTTGTTAATATCGTATCATTTTTGCCATGCACCTTAATGCTCATAGtgcacgtcatttgtcatcgccataattttattacacgtacattttacacactttacagtaactatattttaggcccctttacagccacgtgacatcaacttcatagagcccatcactccattgcgaaatcactaacacttgcatggcgctctttggccatacctggcccttgcgccaataaaaaccacacattcattcatttaatGTCGACGTACCGGCAGGGGCAAACAGGGCAACCTGGACAGAAAGCAGGAAACGTTGCACTGGAGACATGATCCCCGTCGCCTTATAGAGCCCACTGCCGAAGTATCGCCCAGGACAGTCTTTTATAGGCTATGCTGGGGACGTCACTGTCGCAGGCAATTCTTGAAGTGGTAGACTGCGCATGTCTGGCTGCAAGTGCGTGTCCGATAATGGGAGCTTTCACTGATGAAGCCATCTTTGCTGTCGTCCGATCCAAAGTGGCGACGCGTGCTTGAGAATGTCGACGTCCCGGCAGTGGCGAACAGGGCAACTTGCACAGAAAGCAGGAATCGTTGCATTGCAGACATGATCCCCGTCGCCTCGCCGGGCCACTGAGCCAAACTCAACACAAGCCCGCTCCTCGCTCGCTTCTGGACGCTTCATTTCGTAATAAAGCGGATTTCTATGCTCGGCTGCTGCTGGGCAGTAGATGACGTCAGTGAAGAAAGGTGCTCGGATTACTGCGCTTGTTTTTACTGTTGCTCCGTGTATTCAGTGACGAACTTGAGTAAACAGGCTGATGTAAGCAAAAAATGGATGGGTGGATGCCAAACTTTAATATGTACTTTCGGATTTCGATAATAATTaggtacttccggaagaagccgactatctatcgtctgctcgcgctcGGTGTGGGCCGCCCGCGTAGGAAATAAGCCTTGACCACCCTACTTGTCAGTGTCGTAGCCGTCTGGTCATCTCGTTAATTCTGCCTAGTTTTAAGCGCTCAACTAGCCTCGGTCCACGCAAAACTCAAGGTTATACCCTGCTCACGCTTCCCAGCGTGCACTCACTGATGGCGGCTCCGGGTAAATGCCCTGGCAGACCGAATGATAGCGCTCCGAAAAATTCGCGAGTCCGATGTTGCCGATGTCTGCCGGTCAGACTGGTGAAGGACAAAGCGGGCCCGCAGCACGTAGCAGGGTCTGGCAGCTGCAtatgatggcacgcacgcagCCTTGTCGGGCATGAAGTTAtaacgctgcgcatgcgcagtacggttgcatgtagctgcggtcttcTCGTAGCATAGATGCCACGGCCCCCGTGGGTTGCCATGACGAGTACACTGGCTAAGTGCACCTCGGGTCGCTGAGGGCAGTCGGGTTTGGCGCGCCGCAGGTCGCAAATAGGAAGCGGGGTCGTCGTTAACATCCAAGACCAAGCTACCAAAACC
It includes:
- the LOC135918267 gene encoding uncharacterized protein; this encodes MNTTRSVVSDDDLLQMTEAELLEGFNEQNVVNVKRIKMRRDGKEIATKHLILIFISTVMPESIESGYINLRVRPYVPNPLRCFKCQRFGHSSQSCRGRQTGAKCSAHEHTSEACGNALHCVNCDREHATYSRSCPSWKKEKEIVTIEVKENTSFKEARRRVTYLPKKTFADVTCQGAASQRPPAPVGPTSIESAVTPSAPTVVAASAAPPTEQKGPSTPKMGAAEAAPTSPAPCSAGNGRRSQIPQGAPSTSWLVGAGVLTSEAGSFLVTSRSQEHVFGVAQEAMDTTPFLKAHQEPKRQRVSLERSKKGHISVTGPGKSSVN